One genomic region from Xenopus laevis strain J_2021 chromosome 2L, Xenopus_laevis_v10.1, whole genome shotgun sequence encodes:
- the LOC108707832 gene encoding cell surface glycoprotein CD200 receptor 1 isoform X2, whose product MSFLQTMSLVVCLVLFISVVTAVSVLRGETAILECEHKVPTRDSIIMITWKVRRLDNTHCYYSKAENKKFSNCSDRTEFNSTSLRIYNATVTDDGTYTCEIVTAEGTFINQISLQVLVEPSVTLLLNKLGVPECRAHGGNPAANMWWTAEAVGSISTNTAMQPDRSWTVTSTYTVTSNNVTQVTCLVSHPTFAQPQNHSISIPPNKGDKYLLLSMIPLAFLVILIIIGFLLFWTMSPRFRTCLSKEIKNTTVTQQDNNDQNKEDVEPYACYTQRINTIYNSVSEI is encoded by the exons ATGTCCTTTCTACAAACCATGAGCCTTGTGGTCTGCCTGGTGCTATTTATTTCTGTGGTGACAGCAG TGTCTGTTCTTAGAGGAGAAACAGCAATACTGGAGTGTGAACACAAGGTGCCTACAAGAGACTCCATCATAATGATCACCTGGAAGGTCCGTCGGCTGGATAATACTCACTGCTATTATTCAAAGGCAGAAAACAAAAAGTTTAGTAACTGCAGTGACAGGACTGAGTTCAACAGcacctccctcaggatatataacGCTACAGTAACTGATGATGGGACCTACACCTGTGAAATTGTAACTGCAGAAGGGACCTTCATCAACCAAATCTCTCTACAGGTGCTAG TTGAGCCTTCAGTGACATTGCTATTAAACAAACTTGGGGTTCCTGAGTGCCGGGCACATGGGGGGAATCCAGCAGCAAATATGTGGTGGACGGCAGAAGCAGTTGGTTCCATCAGTACAAACACAGCAATGCAGCCAGATAGGAGCTGGACAGTTACCAGCACATACACTGTAACCAGCAACAATGTCACCCAAGTCACTTGTCTTGTGTCTCATCCCACATTTGCACAACCTCAAAACCATTCCATATCAATTCCACCGAATAAAG GCgataaatatttgttattgtcGATGATACCACTTGCTTTCCTCGTAATCCTCATCATAATAGGATTCCTGTTGTTCTGGACAATGTCTCCGAGATTCAG GACGTGTCTaagcaaggaaataaaaaacacaactgTGACACAACAAGATAATAATGATCAG
- the LOC108707832 gene encoding cell surface glycoprotein CD200 receptor 1 isoform X1 — MSFLQTMSLVVCLVLFISVVTAAVSVLRGETAILECEHKVPTRDSIIMITWKVRRLDNTHCYYSKAENKKFSNCSDRTEFNSTSLRIYNATVTDDGTYTCEIVTAEGTFINQISLQVLVEPSVTLLLNKLGVPECRAHGGNPAANMWWTAEAVGSISTNTAMQPDRSWTVTSTYTVTSNNVTQVTCLVSHPTFAQPQNHSISIPPNKGDKYLLLSMIPLAFLVILIIIGFLLFWTMSPRFRTCLSKEIKNTTVTQQDNNDQNKEDVEPYACYTQRINTIYNSVSEI; from the exons ATGTCCTTTCTACAAACCATGAGCCTTGTGGTCTGCCTGGTGCTATTTATTTCTGTGGTGACAGCAG CAGTGTCTGTTCTTAGAGGAGAAACAGCAATACTGGAGTGTGAACACAAGGTGCCTACAAGAGACTCCATCATAATGATCACCTGGAAGGTCCGTCGGCTGGATAATACTCACTGCTATTATTCAAAGGCAGAAAACAAAAAGTTTAGTAACTGCAGTGACAGGACTGAGTTCAACAGcacctccctcaggatatataacGCTACAGTAACTGATGATGGGACCTACACCTGTGAAATTGTAACTGCAGAAGGGACCTTCATCAACCAAATCTCTCTACAGGTGCTAG TTGAGCCTTCAGTGACATTGCTATTAAACAAACTTGGGGTTCCTGAGTGCCGGGCACATGGGGGGAATCCAGCAGCAAATATGTGGTGGACGGCAGAAGCAGTTGGTTCCATCAGTACAAACACAGCAATGCAGCCAGATAGGAGCTGGACAGTTACCAGCACATACACTGTAACCAGCAACAATGTCACCCAAGTCACTTGTCTTGTGTCTCATCCCACATTTGCACAACCTCAAAACCATTCCATATCAATTCCACCGAATAAAG GCgataaatatttgttattgtcGATGATACCACTTGCTTTCCTCGTAATCCTCATCATAATAGGATTCCTGTTGTTCTGGACAATGTCTCCGAGATTCAG GACGTGTCTaagcaaggaaataaaaaacacaactgTGACACAACAAGATAATAATGATCAG